In Duganella zoogloeoides, a single genomic region encodes these proteins:
- a CDS encoding methyl-accepting chemotaxis protein, which yields MQWFYDLKIGKKLIISFAILTIFTCALGLFSIAQMTKVSQASSDIATNWLPAVRYLGQMQNSLSRYRISESTHILLTTEEDMVATDKSMATRLETLSKQQASYAALVSEPEEKRIYAELQKSLADYMAQSKKLTGLSHAGSKEEARTLFRGASNKLFRQVNEQLEALVKINDDGSAASDEQASATYALSRNLILGVLVVLIVVGMALAVWVARIVSRPLQEAVEVAQRVANGDLTANIARGGADETGQLMVALGLMNASLLRVVGEVRSGTDTIATASAEIASGNLDLSSRTEEQASSLEETASAMEELTSTVKQNADNSRHAKKLAQSASTIAGDCGKVVGEVITTMESISASSRKIVDIISVIDGIAFQTNILALNAAVEAARAGEQGRGFAVVATEVRNLAHRSAAAAKEIKVLIDDSVVQVGSGTSQVQQAGKSMNDMLESVRRVSDVVTEITAASEEQSVGIEEVNRAVIQMDQVTQQNAALVEEAAAAAAALQEQSANLAAVVSVFRLA from the coding sequence ATGCAGTGGTTTTATGATTTAAAGATCGGCAAAAAGCTGATCATTTCGTTCGCTATCCTCACCATCTTCACCTGCGCACTGGGCCTGTTCTCGATCGCGCAAATGACCAAGGTCAGCCAGGCGTCCAGCGATATCGCCACCAACTGGCTGCCAGCGGTGCGCTACCTGGGGCAGATGCAGAATTCGCTCTCACGCTACCGCATCTCCGAATCGACCCACATCCTGCTCACCACCGAAGAAGACATGGTGGCCACCGACAAGTCGATGGCCACCCGGCTAGAAACCCTGTCCAAGCAGCAGGCGTCGTACGCTGCCTTGGTGTCCGAACCAGAGGAAAAGCGCATCTACGCCGAGCTGCAAAAGTCGCTGGCCGACTACATGGCGCAAAGCAAAAAACTCACCGGCCTGTCGCACGCGGGCAGCAAGGAAGAAGCGCGCACGCTGTTCCGGGGTGCGTCCAATAAGCTGTTCCGCCAGGTGAACGAGCAGCTCGAAGCGCTGGTCAAGATCAACGACGACGGCAGCGCGGCGTCCGATGAGCAGGCTTCGGCCACTTACGCCCTGTCGCGCAACCTGATCCTGGGCGTGCTGGTGGTGCTGATCGTGGTCGGCATGGCGCTGGCCGTGTGGGTCGCGCGCATCGTATCGCGGCCGTTGCAGGAGGCGGTCGAAGTAGCGCAGCGCGTGGCAAACGGCGATCTGACCGCCAATATCGCCCGCGGCGGCGCCGACGAAACCGGCCAGTTGATGGTGGCGCTGGGCCTGATGAACGCCAGCTTGCTGCGCGTGGTCGGCGAAGTACGCAGCGGCACCGACACCATCGCCACCGCCTCGGCCGAGATTGCCAGCGGCAACCTCGACCTGTCGAGCCGCACCGAGGAGCAGGCCAGTTCGCTGGAAGAAACCGCGTCGGCCATGGAAGAGCTGACGTCCACCGTCAAGCAGAATGCCGACAACTCGCGCCATGCCAAGAAACTGGCGCAATCGGCCTCGACCATCGCCGGCGATTGCGGCAAGGTCGTGGGCGAGGTGATCACCACCATGGAATCGATCAGCGCGTCATCCCGCAAGATCGTCGACATCATCAGTGTGATCGACGGGATCGCGTTCCAGACCAATATCCTGGCGCTGAACGCTGCCGTCGAAGCCGCGCGTGCAGGCGAGCAGGGCCGAGGCTTTGCCGTGGTCGCCACCGAAGTACGCAACCTTGCCCACCGCAGCGCGGCAGCCGCCAAGGAAATCAAGGTGCTGATCGACGACTCGGTGGTGCAGGTAGGTTCCGGCACGTCGCAAGTGCAGCAGGCCGGCAAGTCGATGAACGACATGCTCGAGAGCGTGCGCCGCGTGAGCGACGTGGTGACCGAGATCACCGCTGCCAGCGAAGAGCAGAGCGTGGGCATCGAAGAAGTGAACCGCGCCGTGATCCAGATGGACCAGGTAACGCAACAGAATGCCGCGCTGGTGGAAGAGGCCGCCGCAGCGGCAGCGGCATTGCAGGAACAGTCGGCCAACCTGGCGGCGGTCGTCAGCGTCTTCCGCCTGGCATAG